caattgtttacagacagattatttcacaattccagtgggccagaagtttacatacactaagttgactgtgcctttaaacagcttggaaaatgctagaaaatgtcatggctttagaagcttctgatagtcaattggaggtgtacctgtggatgtatttcaagacctaccttcaagctcagtgcctctttgcttgacatcatgggaaaatcaaaagaaatcagcaaagacctcaaaaaaatatattttgagacctccacaagtctggttcacctgtacaaacaatagtacgcaagcataaacaccatgggaccacgcagccgtcataccgctcaggaaggagacgcgttctgtctcctagagatgaacgtactttggtgcgaaaagtgcaaatcaatcccagaacagcaaaggaccttgtgaagatgctggaggaaacaggtacaaaagtatctatattgacagtaaaacaagtcctaaatagacaacctgaaaggctgctcagcaaggaagatgtcactgctccaaaaccgccataaaaaaaaaccTGAGTACGGTTTGtacctgcacatggggacaaagattgtactttttggagaaatgtcctctggtctgatgaaacaaaaatagaactgtttggccataatgaccattgttatgtttggaggaaaaagggggatgcttgcatcAGACTCGTACagttcctcagtgaaaacaatgtactgagtaaatgtcaaattggctttaaCCGAATTACTGTACGACACACGTATTCTCCCTGCACACCCTTActgacaatttaaaaaaataaataaaaggcaaagtcttctcatgctgaTTTCAAAAAGCTTGATGGAGTTGACTGCCTTCACACCCTATTCTTTCCTCCATTTCCCAGAAAGCTAAAATATTCAGCAAATCACACCAAAAAATATGTAAAGATACAAATTTTATTTCTGGATTTCTTCATTTATATGGAATGTGAATCAGCTCCCATTGTACAGTAAAGACAACCATCAAAGTATTTCCAATGTTTTCACAGTCTTCTCTTCAGCACCTTTCATCTGTGAGCACCACTACAATTAGACAAAAAAGAACTAATATTAACATACTGAACCAGCTGCAACTAATGAACACTTAGTGAATGAGAGAGTGGGTACCTGTATGCACATTTGATTGGAGCAGTGCCTGAATGAGTTTCAGTACCCGGGATCTTCTTTTCAGTTCTGCTAAGACACGAAGAGGAACCTACCAGAAGCGGACATGTTTAAAAACACGTTGCATAAGTCCCCACAAGAAAAGTAAACAACCCACAAATAACTGGTGACATTTCATTAGTCCCCATGAGGTCAAATACTATTTCcagggggttaaggttagaattagcaGTTAGGTTGAGTAAGAGAACAGGTTAGggaaaaatctgattttaaaatgGGACTGAGTTGTGTCCCGACGAGGTTGCGTTTATGTGCGAATGGTAACCTGTTGAGCCCCAGTGTTGCTCTGGGGTGTATTCTCCCTGGCTTTCAAACGCGGGGACGTAGTCTCCAGGGGGGCCGTTTTTCACAGGATCTCCAACACGCTCACAGGGGGTCTTGGGTTGTGTCGTAGCATCTGgacacacaggtaacacacattgtAATGTGGACATAACGTTCTGGAAGCTTCTGGAATCATAACCCGTGTGGGACCCTATATGGTCAGAAGTAGTTTATAGGGAACAGGGTCCCATTTCAGATGTAACCAAGTGAGGTCCCTAAATATTGAAATTCTGCTACTTGTTTAAAGGGCCCATGCAGTCAAaaatctgtttctgtgtgttatataACTGCTGATGAAACTTAAACTGTAAATTGTATCAGTTAGTTAGACAACCCAGTTAAATGATCAAACCATTCATATCAGAATACCTCAGTCCTGCATCTAGACCACAATATACATCTCTGGAActagagtggcaggtagcctgctgTTTGAGAGTTGGGCCAGCAGTTCAAATCAGTGAGCTGACAAGTTCATATATCCATCTATGTGCCCTTCTGCAAGGCACAACCTTAATTTCTCCAGTGTCACAGTTCATAATGGCTGACCTCACAGGTGTCCCATGGAGAACCGATTATGAAAATAAACATTACACAATTCACACCTGCTTAATACCTACGTGCATGAGATAGGACAGAGCAACACCCACTAATGTGGTCATTAAAATGTTGGTGAGTAAGTGGGAGGTATGTCACGCTTACCTCCCAGGGCAAGAGCCATGCTGACAAGGAGAATGACGGTCAAGATCGCCATGGTGATGGTCTCCAGAGAAAGAGATTAGTTAGGCTGTGCTTGTACTGGAAAACTCAAAATCAGTGGAATGACTAGTGGAACTAGAGAGGTTACAGAAACCCTGTGTTGGGAACTAAACTTAAGCAACTGCTAAGGCAGCAATTTCTAAATCCAGTACTGAGGAGCCCAAGAACCGAGTTCAGGCAACATGGTGCTACTAGTCAGCCAAAACTCAGGTATCAACTCTTCAAACAAAAAGATTAGCCTGGCACACAGGAATATGTATCCTTCCCAAATGGTTCCTCATTCCTTATGTAGTGAACCACCTTTGACGAGGGCccacagtgcactacatagggaatgggAAGTATCCTAGATCTAGTCAGAGACTACCCATTTACTGCAAAGGTAACTATTAGTCTATGCTCTTAAGTTCAGGGGTCGAGCCACAAAAAGgggtcctatatagtgcaccacatttgaccagggccacaTTAGATAAAGGTGCTATTTGAGATGAATATACACTATTTGATAATGACACAAGCTCACCTTCTGCACTCTTCCAAGGGATTCACTGGGtgattcacctctctctctgttgtctgtgaGTTATGGTCTCCCTCTTCCACCTCTCCTTTTAAAGGACCTGTCACAGGTGTGACTAGTTGCCTCATTAACCCAACGAGAGATCCCGTTGTCGGGCCATTAGTTAGTGGTGTAAAGCACTAAAGTAAAAATTCTTTAAAgtagtacttaagtagtattttgcGCTCTTTAATTTAATACTTCTATTTATTTCGACTTTCACTTCACTACATttataaagaaaataatgtactttttactccatacattttccctgacacccaaaagtactcattagattttgaatgattagcaggacagaaacattgtctaattcacacacttatcaagagaacatccctggtcatccctgctgcctctgacctggcagactcactaaacacaaatgctttgtttgtaaattatgtctgagtgttggagtgtgcccttggctatccgtaatcaaataaaaaaacaagaaaatggtgccatctggttggCTTAATATattgaatttgaaatgatttgtattttacatttaaaacttaagtatattttatcaaATACATTTAATTTTGATACTTTTAGACCTTAaatcaagtaatattttactgggtgacgttcgccttgagtcattttctctgaAGGAATCTTCATAGGCAGTGAAGAGAGtcgtagaggaagatgggtccagtttcgagggatcctgagaggctcCCTGTGAGTATGCCGAGGCCAATAGAGAGTGATAGGAATAACATGTGTTTCAGTAAGGTTGGTTTCTTAGCATTCATagccatggttatcaactgtaccacagaaatggaacataaatcacagaaaatagatgttgtggtggtagCTGCAGAGAACTCCTTGGGTTATGAGATTTTACAGCAGAAGAGTTACAAGGTGTGATGAACGATAGTATCCTGTTTTCCCAGGCTGCCGGCCTGCTGTAGGACACAGCCCACGCAGTACTAGTCAGCCTACGCAGTAGTTCTCAGCTAACGCACTAGGACTCAGTCCACCCAATAGGACTCAGCCAACCCCATAGTATGATTATGCATTTAATGCTTTTGttataaaattatatttttggggtgaaaatgatcttccccaaacgtCAAACTCATGCGCTGCATGTGAATGCCAGTTAAGCTCTACACTCATTGTAAAGaggttatttggccactttagttgtaatACAAATGTAGCCAGGTGGTTAAATGGCATAGTTGTATTCATttatatccactagatggcactgTCCCTTTAAGAGATTCATAAATAAAGTGTGCAAGCGGTTATGGGATTGTACATGCGCAGCGTGTAAGAGTAAGCAATTACACTGGAGGGCTACTGAAATCCATCATGGGTCCAACGTTACTTTGGATTGACATGGGGATGTTAGCTTCTTGCTAGCTGAATACCAGTGCTCCCAGAGTACTGTCGAAGCTTATATATAAAATAGGATCATGTAGAAGGGAAATCACCACAAGAGGAAGTCACCATGATGTCATATTCAGTCTAAATCACAATCAAGTGAAATACATCTGTTGGTAAAGTGCATAAAAACAATCTGAGAAGTGGCTCTGCTTTAAACACAATGTCCACGTGATACCCTAACCCCACGTGGAACAGTAGATTCTCACCCATACAGCAGCTTTAAATAATGTAATGATTAACTCCACAACGTGTCTCTGGGAGCACTGGTATTCAGCTAGCAAGAAGCTAACATCCCCATGTCAATCCAAAGTAACGTTGGACCCATGATGGATTTCAGTAGCCCTCCAGTGTAATTGCTTACTCTTACACGCTGCGCATGTACAATCCCATAACCGCTTGGACACCTTATTTATGAATCTCTTAAAGGGAcagtgccatctagtggatataaATGAATACAACTATGCCATTTAACCACCTGGCTACATTTGTattacaactaaagtggccaaataacctCTTTACAATGAGTGTAGAGCTTAACTGGCATTCACATGCAGCGCATGAGTTTGATGTTttgggaagatcattttcaccccaaaaatataattttataaCAAAAGCATTAAATGTATAATCATACTATGGGGTTGGCTGAGTCCTATTGGGTGGACTGAGTCCTAGTGCGTTAGCTGAGAACTACTGCGTAGGCTGACTAGTACTGCGTGGGCTGTGTCCTAGCACGTGAGCTGAGTTCTACTGCGTGGGCTTTGTCCTACTGCAGGCCGGCAGCCTGGGAAAACAGGACACTATCGTTCATCACACCTTGTCACTCTTTTGCAGTAAAATCTCATAACCCAAGGAGTTCTCTGCAGctaccaccacaacatctattttctgtgatttatgttccatttctgcggtacagttgataaccatggctATGAATGCTAAGAAACCAACCTTACTGAAACACATGTGAATCCTATCACTCTCTATTGGCCTCGGCATACTCACAGGgagcctctcaggatccctctaaactggacccatcttcctctactactctcttcactgcctaTGAAGATTCCTtcagagaaaatgactcaagtaaaggtgaaagtcacccagtaaaatattacttaagTTAAGGTCTAAAAGTATTCGGTTTTAAATATATAATATCAACATTAAATGTAATtgatcaaatatacttaagtatcaaaagtaaaagtataaatcatttcaaattccttatattaagcaaaccagatcgCACCATTTTATAGTTTTTTTACATGTAATTACGGATAGCATAATAAAAcgtctaatttatttatttattttatacagctTCTGAAATATAGGCCTACAGTGCATTAATAAAATTACCCAAATAAACCTGCAGTTCAGCATCAATGCCACAGAGCAGCAGCAGAGATTCACAGGTTGAGGCCAAGTACCAGAGGAACGTTTACATAACTGCCAGTCTGCATAACTGACAGTCTACATAACTGACAGTCTACATAACTGGCAGTCTACATAACTGACAGTCTACATAACTGACAGTCTACATAACTGACAGTCTACATAACTGCTAGTCTACATAACTGCTAGTCTACATAACTGGCAGTCTACATAACTGGCAGTCTACATAACTGCCAGTCTACATAACTGGCAGTCTACATAACTGACAGTCTACATAACTGGCAGTCTACATAACTGACAGTCTACATAACTGGCAGTCTACATAACTGCTAGTCTACATAACTGCTAGTCTACATAACTGACAGTCTACATAACTGCCAGTCTACATAACTGCCAGTCTACATATCTGCTAGTCTACATAACTGCCAGTCTACATAACTGACAGTCTACATAACTGCCAGTCTACATAACTGACAGTCTACATAACTGACAGTCTACATAACTGCTAGTCTACATAACTGACAGTCTACATAACTGCCAGTCTACATAACTGCCAGTCTACATATCTGCTAGTCTACATAACTGCCAGTCTACATAACTGACAGTCTACATAACTGCCAGTCTACATAACTGCCAGTCTACATAACTGACAGTCTACATAACTGACAGTCTACATAACTGCTAGTCTACATAACTGCTAGTCTACATAACTGACAGTCTACATAACTGCCAGTCTACATAACTGCCAGTCTACATATCTGCTAGTCTACATAACTGCCAGTCTACATAACTGACAGTCTACATAACTGCCAGTCTACATAACTGACAGCCTACATAACTGACAGACTACATAACTGACAGAATACATAATGGCCAGTCTACATAACTGGATGTCTACATAACTGCTAGTCTACATAACTGCCAGTCTACATAACTGCCAGTCTACATAACTGGCAGTCTACATAACTGACAGTCTACATAACTGGCAGTCTACATAACTGACAGTCTACATAACTGGCAGTCTACATAACTGACAGTCTACATAACTGCCAGTCTACATAACTGCTAGTCTACATAACTGGACAGTCTACATAACTGCCAGTCTACATAACTGGCAGTCTACATAACTGACAGCCTACATAACTGGCAGTCTACATAACTGACAGTCTACATAACTGACAGTCTGCATAACTGACAGCCTACATAACTGACAGACTACATAACTGACAGACTACATAATGGCCAGTCTACATAACTGGCAGTCTACATAACTGCCAGTCTACATATCTGCTAGTCTACATAACAGCCAGTCTACATAACTGGCAGTCTACATAACTGCCAGTCTACATATCTGCTAGTCTACATAACTGCCAGTCTACATAACTGCCAGTCTACATAACTGCCAGTCTACATAACTGACAGTCTACATAACTGCCACAGATAACTTCCAGTCTACATAACTGCCAGTCTACATAACTGCCACACATAACTTCCAGTCTACATAACTCCCTGTCTACATAACTGCCAGTCTACATAACTGCCAGTCTACATAACTGCCAGTCTACATAACTGACATGCTACATAACTGACAGTCTACATAACTGCCAGTCTACATAACTGACAGCCTACATAACTGACAGACTACATAACTGACAGAATACATAATGGCCAGTCTACATAACTGGCAGTCTACATAACTGCTAGTCTACATAACTGCCAGTCTACATAACTGCCAGTCTACATAACTGGCAGTCTACATAACTGACAGTCTACATAACTGGCAGTCTACATAACTGACAGTCTACATAACTGGCAGTCTACATAACTGACAGTCTACATAACTGCCAGTCTACATAACTGCTAGTCTACATAACTGGACAGTCTACATAACTGCCAGTCTACATAACTGGCAGTCTACATAACTGACAGCCTACATAACTGGCAGTCTACATAACTGACAGTCTACATAACTGACAGTCTGCATAACTGACAGCCTACATAACTGACAGACTATATAACTGACAGACTACATAATGGCCAGTCTACATAACTGGCAGTCTACATAACTGCCAGTCTACATATCTGCTAGTCTACATAACTGCCAGTCTACATAACTGGCAGTCTACATAACTGCCAGTCTACATATCTGCTAGTCTACATAACTGCCAGTCTACATAACTGCCAGTCTACATAACTGACAGTCTACATAACTGCCAGTCTACATAACTGCCACACATAACTTCCAGTCTACATAACTCCCTGTCTACATAACTGCCAGTCTACATAACTGCCAGTCTACATAACTGCCAGTCTACATAACTGACATGCTACATAACTGCCAGTCTACATAACTGCCAGTCTACATAACTGCCAGTCTACATAACTGCTAGTCTGCATAACTCCCCGTCTACATAACTGCCAGTCTACATAACCGCCAGTCTACATAACTGCTAGTGTGCATAGCTCCCCGTCTACATAACTGACAGTCTACATAACCGCCAGTCTACATAACTGCCAGTCTACATAACTGACATGCTACATAACTGCCAGTCTACATAACTGCCAGTCTACATAACTGCCAGTCTACATAACTGCTAGTCTACATAACTGCCAGTCTACATAACTGCTAGTCTGCATAACTCCCCGTCTACATAACTGACAGTCTGCATAACTGCCAGACTACATAACTGCCAGGTCTACATAACTGCTAGTCTGCATAACTGCCAGTCTACATAACTGCTAGTCTACATAACTGACATTCGTTTGAACAGTAATCAATTAGTGGAGGCAGCTGAGggggaggaaggctcataataatggctggaacggcgcTAATGGAACGGCATCCaactatgtgtttgatgtatttgataccgttccactcgttccgctccagtcattaccacgagcacgtcctcctcaattaaggtgccaccaatctcCTGTGTAATCAATATTATACAGTTTTATCAACGAATCAAAAAGTATTTATGCAGTTTATCAACTAATCAAAAATGTAGTTTTATCAACGAATCAAAAACATATTTATGGAATTGATCAACTAATCAAAAACATCGTTTTATCAACGAATCAACAACACAGTTATTTAGGAACTAAGGGGTTTAGCCTGAACcatggaaaacagccccagacctttattcctcctccaccaaactttacagttggcactgtgcattggggcaggtagcgttctccggccaaccgccaaacccagattagtccgtcggactgccagatggtgaagcgtgattcatcactcctgaGAACGTATTTCCActgatccagagtccaatggcggtgagctttacaccactccagccgacaattgacattgagcatggtgatcttaggcttgtgtgcggctgctcggccatggaaacccatttcatgaagctaccgacgaacagttcttgtgctgacgttgcttccagagacagtttggaactcggtagtgagtgttgcaactgaggacagactattttttaggcgctacacgcttcagcactcggcggtcccgttctgtgagcttgtgtggcctaccacttcggggCTAAGTCATTGTtgttcctagacatttccacttcacaataacagcatttacagttgaccggggcagctctagcaaggcagatatttgatgaactgacttgttgggaagttggcatcctatgacggtgccatgttgaaagtcactgagctcttcagtaaggccattctactgccaatgtttgactatggagagtgcatggctgtgtgctcaattttatacgcctgtcagcaacgggtgtggctgtaatagccgaatccactaatatgaaggggtgtccacatacttttggataTATAGTGTATCAAGTTctcttcattcattcattaattcGTCCTCATTCCTCCATATTTATTAGCAAACCGTGAGTTGAAGATCAGTAGGTAGATCGAACTCAGTTGAACTAAGTGGaacgctgtccatggtgctgaggCACTTACTGATATCTCtgatcctctctctgtctctgtctccatctgtctctctctctctctctctccctgtctctgtctgtctctctctctccctgtctctgtgtctctgtctctgtgtctctctctctctctctgtgtctctgtctctctctctccctgtctgtctgtctgtctgtctctctctctctctctctctctctctctctctctctctccatgtctctgtctctctctcgctctccctgtctccgtgtctctctctctctctgtctccctgtctctgtctctcttgctctatggctatatctctatatctctgtctctctctctctccctgtctctgtcgctctctcttcctgtctctgtctctctctctgtctctctccctgtctctgtgtctctgtctccctgtctctgtctctcttgctctatgtctatatctctatatctctgtctctctctctctccctgtctctgtcgctctctcttcctgtctctgtctctctccctgtctccctgtctctgtctctctctcgctctccctgtctccgtgtctctctctctctctctctctctgtctccctgtctctgtctctcttgctctatgtctatatctctgtctctctcgctctccctgtctctgtctgtctctgtcgctctctcttcctgtctctgtctctctctccctgtctctgtgtctctgtctctctctctctctatctctcttgctctatttctctctctctgtctctatatttctctccctctctctgtctctctctgtctctcgatcTCTCTTTCCAAAACGCATATTCTTCTCAAAATGTTTAGATAATAAATGTGCACATCTTGATCTCCCTCTTATCATAGTCTAGTAGAAGAATATAGGAAAACCATCAGGTGATCACCTAGCTCACGGACAGCAACCTCCTATCATGCACATGCGCGCTGCCACAACTGTAGAATGCCACTTGGAATGAACTCAATCGGCGTATTACCGAGGTAAAATTGGTTTTACACAGGATATTCCGTGGATATTAGGTTAATAGCTATTGGACCATTCATGTCATGactactttatatatatatatatatcttcaaTAGCTATTAGACAAAGTGTGCCAtgacgatatatatatatatctattgtaacgaccctgggtttatgaGCGCGGAAATCAACTCTGCcgtttgagcatgcttttgcggcacagttgatagcgcgccggacctcgggctagaaggtcgagggttcgagacctgctccctgctgtttcattacaatatatatatatatatatcgtcaTGGCACACTTTGTCTAATAGCTATTGAAGATTgaaagcaaaaaataaataatgaaagttcaacaacaacaaaaagcagtGGATTTTTGTCCATCCTCCCCTGACTCAGAATAAATCAGTATCATTGTCATGACATGCTTTGTGAAAGAGCCATTGAAGTTTGAAATCTGAAATCgtattattttattgttttttttaaaaAGGTGAGGATTTTTCAGCATCTATCCTTGATTCAGAATATGCCATCTTCATAGTCATGGCATGCTTGGTTCAATAGCATTTGAAGAGAGAAACACGAATATCCAATATAAAACGAATTTTACCTCGGTCAATTTATAGAGAGGACACCACGGTAGGCTAGGTTAGTCTACGGAACGACGAACAGTTGATAGCAAgaaaaaaataatgaaataaagAAAGGCGGATTATAGTCGTTGTTTTGAAACCCAGAGGCCGAAGAATTGTGGATTATCGGTAAACGCGCGAGGTCGTCTGGTCGAACCGGAGCGATGTCTGTCGCGGGGCTGAAAAAGCAGTTCCACAAAGCCACACAGGTAGATTTCGGTTAACGAATCTTTGTTTTGTCGGTGCTTTTATCGGGGGTAGACTATTTTTCGGTGATGATAGCTGATCAAAACAGCTACAGTAAATACGATGGCTGGTATTCTTAAATAATTGTCTGGGCTTAATCTCAAAAGGGAGAATTGTGATAGAGGTTTTCAGACACAATATCATTAGGCTACATTGTTTTATCTGTGCCTGGCTCCCAAGCCCATAGGCCTATGCTACCACCACTAGCCTACAGACATAGCCTGTCATTTGTTCAGCTATAGACCTATAGTTTAATAAAGCCCTATCTATCTCGTCTCTTGAGTGAGGCATGCATC
The DNA window shown above is from Salvelinus alpinus chromosome 31, SLU_Salpinus.1, whole genome shotgun sequence and carries:
- the LOC139561555 gene encoding saxiphilin-like, yielding MAILTVILLVSMALALGDATTQPKTPCERVGDPVKNGPPGDYVPAFESQGEYTPEQHWGSTGSSSCLSRTEKKIPGTETHSGTAPIKCAYSGAHR